One part of the Sorangiineae bacterium MSr11954 genome encodes these proteins:
- the corA gene encoding magnesium/cobalt transporter CorA — protein MRAFFVDGEITGETDDIDHVRRLHAAGQMLWIDLGEKSDELDAMLTNDFGLHPLVIEDIWCDRALPKIEDFDDYLYVLMHGVKHGADVQELALVEVDIVVGRSWVITHHHGAGCVGAARQNLSRSPKSLKKGPAWVLHAVLDHLVDDYLPILDAFDDELDKLDEAVIHKAGTRGGHRVLKRLFTLKRTLQSLRRISVQQREILLRLSRGEFDEVPEKAMPFFRDVYDHFAHVTDLTDSYRELAGNAIESYLSLQSNHMNEVMKTLTMMSTVMLPLTFIAGVYGMNFEHMPELKWLHGYPFSLSLMAVIALAIILWFRHKRWL, from the coding sequence ATGCGGGCGTTCTTCGTCGATGGCGAAATCACGGGCGAGACGGACGATATCGACCATGTCCGAAGGCTCCACGCGGCCGGCCAGATGCTCTGGATCGACCTCGGCGAGAAGAGCGACGAGCTGGACGCGATGCTCACCAACGACTTCGGGCTCCACCCGCTGGTCATCGAAGACATCTGGTGCGACCGCGCGCTGCCGAAGATCGAAGACTTCGACGACTACCTCTACGTCTTGATGCACGGCGTGAAGCACGGCGCCGACGTGCAGGAGCTCGCGCTGGTGGAGGTCGACATCGTGGTCGGCCGATCGTGGGTCATCACGCACCACCACGGCGCCGGCTGCGTGGGGGCCGCGCGCCAAAACCTGAGTCGCTCGCCGAAGAGCTTGAAGAAGGGGCCCGCGTGGGTGCTTCACGCGGTGCTCGATCACCTGGTGGACGACTATCTTCCCATCCTCGACGCCTTCGACGACGAGCTCGACAAGCTCGACGAAGCGGTCATCCACAAGGCCGGAACGCGCGGGGGCCATCGGGTCCTCAAGCGCCTCTTTACCTTGAAGCGCACCCTCCAGAGCCTCCGGCGCATCAGCGTCCAGCAGCGCGAGATCCTGCTCCGCCTCTCACGCGGCGAGTTCGACGAGGTGCCCGAGAAGGCGATGCCCTTCTTCCGCGACGTCTACGATCACTTCGCGCACGTCACCGATCTGACCGACAGCTACCGCGAGCTGGCGGGCAACGCCATCGAGTCGTATTTGAGCTTGCAGTCGAACCACATGAACGAGGTCATGAAGACCTTGACCATGATGTCGACCGTCATGCTCCCGCTCACCTTCATCGCCGGCGTCTACGGCATGAACTTCGAGCACATGCCCGAGCTCAAATGGCTGCACGGCTACCCATTTTCGCTCAGCCTCATGGCGGTCATCGCGCTCGCCATCATTCTGTGGTTCCGGCATAAGCGCTGGCTTTGA
- the asd gene encoding archaetidylserine decarboxylase (Phosphatidylserine decarboxylase is synthesized as a single chain precursor. Generation of the pyruvoyl active site from a Ser is coupled to cleavage of a Gly-Ser bond between the larger (beta) and smaller (alpha chains). It is an integral membrane protein.) — translation MSALSSVIAELLRVWPKTPINRVMGKLADHRWNPVVGRAVVDLYTRAYGISFEECIKREGWSSFDEFFTRTLRPGVRPIDPDPKVVVSPADGRVDAIGRVEPGRRFLVKGQAYSVDELVGDSEEAARYEGGGGCVVYLSPRDYHRVHAPAGGVIRHVRSMPGEYYPVNEVGVTYVPKLFVRNRRVSIAIDTPPETGLGCITVVMVAALVVGRITVAGIDAHDVPLGLHKPGLPIARGDEIGIFHLGSTAVLFLEPSAFAFLRGEGPVLYGQSLARASRTE, via the coding sequence ATGAGTGCACTCTCCTCCGTCATCGCCGAGCTGCTGCGAGTCTGGCCAAAGACCCCAATCAACCGCGTCATGGGAAAGCTCGCAGACCATCGCTGGAATCCGGTCGTCGGCCGAGCCGTCGTGGACTTGTACACACGCGCGTACGGCATCTCCTTCGAGGAGTGCATCAAGCGCGAAGGGTGGTCCTCGTTCGATGAATTTTTCACCCGCACCCTTCGCCCCGGCGTACGACCGATCGATCCGGATCCAAAGGTCGTGGTCAGCCCGGCCGATGGTCGGGTGGACGCGATCGGCCGCGTCGAGCCTGGCCGGCGCTTCCTCGTCAAAGGGCAGGCGTACAGCGTGGACGAGCTCGTGGGCGACTCGGAAGAGGCAGCTCGTTACGAGGGGGGCGGCGGCTGCGTCGTTTATCTTTCACCGCGCGATTACCATCGCGTGCACGCGCCCGCTGGCGGTGTGATCCGGCACGTTCGGTCGATGCCGGGCGAGTATTACCCGGTGAACGAGGTCGGTGTGACCTATGTGCCGAAGCTGTTCGTTCGCAATCGCCGCGTGTCGATTGCGATCGACACGCCCCCCGAAACGGGACTCGGCTGCATCACAGTCGTTATGGTCGCTGCCCTCGTCGTCGGTCGGATTACCGTTGCGGGCATCGACGCACACGATGTTCCGCTCGGGCTCCACAAACCGGGTCTACCGATCGCACGTGGCGACGAAATCGGCATTTTCCACCTGGGCTCGACGGCCGTCCTGTTTCTCGAGCCTTCCGCATTTGCATTTCTCAGGGGCGAAGGACCGGTACTCTACGGTCAGAGCTTGGCGCGTGCTTCGAGGACGGAGTGA
- a CDS encoding M35 family metallo-endopeptidase — MNTFRRQFKLWIGCVAVLPVLAACASESGDVTPGDGQGETLGTTTDNLDTDLGRVAVSLSTDQSALAAQRGLAVTVTMTNTANHAVRLLKWKTPVDGINESLFVVARDGAEVAYTGRVYKRIAPRASDYVVLRAGESLTRTVDLAETYDLSVTGHYTVHFRADTAYAGNFRQELVSNDVGLWVEGRPSASTDAQESGPAELAGTITYTGGCTASEKTALQTGFNGATTYANGAVSYLNGTPGSTPRYTTWFGAYTSARWGTAKSHFAKIKDAFDTKNVTLDCSCNDSGVYAYVYPGSPYKIYLCGAFWSAPQTGTDSKAGTLVHEMSHFTVVAGTDDHAYGQSACKSLAKSNPTNALDNADSHEYFAENNPPQN, encoded by the coding sequence ATGAATACGTTTCGACGTCAATTCAAGTTGTGGATCGGATGTGTCGCCGTACTGCCGGTCCTTGCCGCCTGCGCATCGGAATCCGGAGACGTCACCCCCGGTGACGGCCAAGGGGAGACCCTCGGTACGACGACCGATAACCTCGATACCGATTTGGGCCGGGTCGCGGTGAGTTTGAGCACGGATCAATCCGCGCTCGCTGCGCAGAGAGGCCTCGCGGTCACCGTGACCATGACCAACACGGCCAACCACGCCGTCCGTCTCCTCAAGTGGAAGACGCCGGTGGATGGGATCAACGAATCCCTCTTCGTCGTCGCGCGCGACGGCGCCGAGGTGGCGTACACGGGCCGCGTGTACAAGCGCATCGCGCCGCGCGCGAGCGATTACGTGGTGCTGCGCGCCGGCGAGAGCCTCACGCGCACCGTCGATCTCGCGGAAACGTACGATCTGTCGGTAACGGGCCATTACACGGTCCATTTCCGCGCGGATACGGCCTATGCGGGCAACTTCCGCCAGGAGCTCGTGTCGAACGACGTGGGCCTCTGGGTCGAAGGCCGCCCCTCGGCCAGCACCGACGCGCAGGAGAGCGGACCGGCGGAGCTCGCGGGGACGATCACGTACACGGGAGGCTGCACCGCCAGCGAGAAGACCGCGCTGCAAACGGGCTTCAACGGCGCCACCACCTACGCGAACGGTGCCGTGAGTTATTTGAACGGCACCCCCGGCTCCACACCGCGTTACACGACTTGGTTTGGCGCTTACACGTCCGCCCGCTGGGGCACGGCGAAATCGCATTTCGCGAAGATCAAGGATGCGTTCGATACCAAGAACGTCACCTTGGATTGCAGCTGCAACGACAGCGGGGTCTATGCGTACGTATATCCGGGCTCGCCCTACAAGATTTACCTCTGCGGCGCGTTCTGGAGCGCACCGCAAACCGGCACCGACTCCAAAGCGGGCACCCTCGTTCACGAGATGAGCCACTTCACCGTGGTGGCCGGAACGGACGACCATGCGTACGGTCAGAGCGCATGCAAGAGCCTCGCAAAGTCGAACCCCACCAACGCGCTCGATAATGCGGATAGCCACGAGTACTTCGCCGAGAACAACCCGCCACAAAACTAA
- a CDS encoding protease, protein MMGTIACAKGPSEAAPAEAPVSAASASAGPSGPAAPGAPSGPADPTGPVAPSTPSNPAASSTDPAFECQIRVDPRIKLGQPATVHFRLSLRSPQAVYVLNWRTPLEGLRGDDFLVTRDGVEVPYRGPMMKRGNPGAESYLALTPSKPLEADVNLGLAYDFTKAGHYKITFRGKVWDVVTKPSDIPRPLDRHQPAQLQCAPVETDVVP, encoded by the coding sequence GTGATGGGTACCATCGCGTGCGCCAAAGGCCCTTCCGAAGCTGCGCCGGCGGAAGCTCCGGTGTCGGCCGCATCGGCGTCTGCAGGTCCGTCGGGTCCTGCGGCGCCGGGCGCTCCGTCCGGTCCCGCGGATCCAACGGGTCCCGTGGCGCCGTCGACGCCGTCGAATCCGGCGGCTTCGTCGACCGATCCGGCCTTCGAGTGTCAAATCCGCGTCGATCCGCGGATCAAGCTCGGGCAGCCGGCGACCGTTCACTTTCGCTTGTCCCTGCGGTCCCCACAAGCCGTGTACGTGCTCAATTGGCGTACGCCGCTCGAGGGGCTTCGTGGCGACGACTTTCTCGTCACCCGCGATGGTGTCGAGGTTCCCTACCGCGGCCCGATGATGAAGCGCGGGAACCCGGGCGCGGAGAGCTACCTGGCGCTCACCCCGAGCAAGCCGCTCGAGGCCGACGTAAACCTGGGGCTCGCCTACGACTTCACCAAGGCTGGGCACTACAAGATCACGTTTCGCGGCAAGGTGTGGGACGTCGTCACCAAGCCGTCCGACATCCCCCGCCCGCTCGATCGGCATCAGCCCGCGCAACTCCAGTGCGCCCCCGTCGAAACGGACGTTGTACCGTAA
- the def gene encoding peptide deformylase, whose protein sequence is MAIRKIATIGHPVLREVARKLTREELASPKVQSLIDDLIETMRDANGAGIAANQIFEPVQLCVIHVQNNPRYPYKPNYPLTILANPEVTPLTDETFDNYEGCLSVPNLRGQVARFTHVRVRAWNRAGDDLEFEVKGLTSGTFQHEVDHLQGKLFVDRVTDTRTLATWSDFERFHLAGFAERARALVARFGS, encoded by the coding sequence ATGGCCATCCGCAAAATTGCGACCATTGGACACCCGGTGCTCCGCGAGGTCGCGCGCAAGCTGACGCGCGAAGAGCTCGCCTCTCCCAAGGTGCAGTCGCTCATCGACGATCTCATCGAGACCATGCGCGACGCAAACGGGGCCGGCATCGCGGCCAACCAAATCTTCGAGCCCGTGCAGCTCTGCGTCATCCACGTCCAGAACAACCCGCGCTACCCGTACAAGCCCAACTACCCGCTGACGATCCTCGCCAACCCCGAGGTCACCCCGCTCACCGACGAGACCTTCGACAACTACGAGGGGTGCCTCTCGGTGCCCAACCTCCGCGGGCAGGTGGCGCGCTTCACCCACGTGCGCGTGCGCGCCTGGAACCGCGCCGGCGACGATCTCGAGTTCGAGGTGAAGGGGCTCACCAGCGGCACCTTCCAGCACGAGGTCGATCACCTGCAGGGCAAGCTGTTCGTCGACCGCGTCACCGACACGCGCACCTTGGCGACCTGGAGCGATTTCGAGCGCTTCCACCTCGCAGGCTTTGCGGAGCGCGCGCGCGCCCTGGTGGCCCGCTTCGGGAGCTGA
- a CDS encoding methyltransferase domain-containing protein: MPTPIAPPVRPASYSAPAPSGSPSRTRLRDLEEDSGPSRRVRPRMTLRIPDDEVARPLSAPPPEASPQSRPEIAPMRLEPPPPPSLKSAMAAPARRSDPESRPAPKTSPSTRDVATSAANASGAAGAAMTSSASSAPVVPRRSEIPPRSSETAATQRVEIAPQRIITINAPAGLAASAVAAASAPAPASAAPSPASGPPPASGMARSDALADLPVVRLGDTPPKTPVARPASYREVPVAAPVSVHEIAAAPVSPRDLASGGGPPSPPPDTEPLPSPNDLTLVTLVEEAPEIEVEPIAEIDAAPTPRDASAGPPLPVPPVPAPPLPAPNSPRVNIPPRIGTIKPVIADSYDSRSQMLTIPDSDGGLDIPVVEDEDFARPSAPELEPDDLVSIESEPNVEARPRIPPAPPTPPAAAPPAPPPAPPAPPPPISISTPVPSSASPVALSPPSPSAPPVREHAAVPIGVPLGSVVAKSLPPPSGGGGGAASAGAPSPAGMGARISPQPVVPMVPGHGMSSTPDLGTLQQGDEHPIADVIGPAPSELAPPPLSDATVPQRKRTRPWWEELFNDDFIRTMAKVTDAQIAAEADFIEDSLAVAKGAMVLDLACGTGRHAIELTRRGYQVVGYDLSLSMLARAADEAQDRNQKLNFVQGDMREMTFEETFDGIYSWNTSFGFFDEDRNAQVISRVHRALRKGGQFLLDVVNRDYISRQAPSLAWFEGEGCVCMDEMTIDWITSRMRIKRTMMMDDGRSKEIEYSIRIYSLHELGKMLHDHGFRVAEVSGRIATPGVFFGTDSPRTLILAEKRA, from the coding sequence TTGCCCACCCCCATCGCGCCGCCCGTGCGTCCCGCGAGCTACAGCGCACCCGCGCCCTCGGGGTCGCCCTCGCGCACGCGGCTGCGCGATCTGGAGGAGGACTCGGGCCCCAGCCGTCGTGTGCGTCCACGCATGACATTGCGCATCCCCGACGACGAGGTGGCGCGTCCGCTCAGCGCACCTCCGCCGGAGGCCAGCCCCCAGTCGCGCCCCGAGATTGCACCCATGCGGCTGGAGCCTCCGCCGCCACCCAGCTTGAAGTCGGCCATGGCAGCGCCCGCGCGGCGCTCCGATCCCGAGTCGCGCCCCGCGCCCAAAACGTCGCCCAGCACGCGGGATGTGGCGACGAGCGCGGCAAATGCGAGTGGAGCTGCAGGCGCTGCAATGACGAGCAGCGCGAGCAGCGCGCCGGTGGTGCCACGTCGCAGCGAGATCCCGCCGCGAAGCTCGGAGACGGCGGCGACGCAACGGGTGGAAATTGCGCCCCAGCGGATCATTACGATCAACGCTCCCGCGGGGCTCGCGGCGTCGGCCGTGGCGGCAGCATCTGCGCCTGCGCCAGCATCTGCTGCGCCTTCACCGGCATCGGGACCTCCACCTGCATCCGGAATGGCCCGCTCCGATGCGCTGGCGGATCTGCCGGTGGTGCGCCTGGGCGATACGCCGCCCAAGACACCGGTCGCGCGCCCCGCGAGTTACCGCGAGGTTCCGGTCGCGGCGCCGGTGAGCGTCCACGAGATCGCGGCGGCGCCCGTGAGCCCCCGGGATCTCGCGAGCGGCGGCGGACCTCCGTCTCCGCCGCCCGATACCGAACCGTTGCCGTCGCCCAACGATCTCACGTTGGTGACCTTGGTCGAGGAGGCTCCCGAGATCGAGGTGGAGCCCATCGCGGAAATCGACGCAGCCCCGACCCCGCGCGATGCCTCGGCAGGGCCGCCGCTTCCGGTGCCGCCAGTTCCTGCACCGCCTCTACCGGCGCCCAACTCGCCGAGGGTCAACATTCCGCCGCGCATCGGCACCATCAAGCCGGTCATCGCGGACTCGTACGACTCGCGCTCCCAAATGTTGACCATCCCCGACAGCGATGGGGGCCTCGATATCCCCGTCGTCGAGGACGAAGACTTCGCGCGCCCCTCGGCCCCCGAGCTGGAGCCCGACGATCTGGTGAGCATCGAGTCGGAGCCCAATGTCGAAGCGCGGCCGCGCATCCCACCGGCGCCGCCGACCCCACCGGCCGCCGCGCCGCCTGCGCCCCCACCGGCGCCGCCTGCACCGCCGCCGCCCATCTCCATTTCCACGCCGGTTCCCTCCAGCGCGTCTCCTGTAGCCCTCTCGCCCCCCTCGCCGAGCGCTCCCCCGGTGCGCGAGCACGCCGCGGTTCCCATCGGCGTTCCGTTGGGCTCCGTCGTCGCCAAGTCCCTCCCGCCGCCGAGCGGCGGAGGCGGGGGCGCAGCCTCGGCCGGCGCCCCTTCGCCCGCGGGCATGGGCGCGCGCATCTCCCCGCAGCCCGTGGTGCCCATGGTCCCCGGGCACGGCATGTCGTCGACCCCCGATCTCGGCACCTTGCAGCAGGGCGACGAGCACCCCATCGCCGACGTGATCGGCCCCGCGCCCAGCGAGCTCGCGCCGCCCCCGTTGAGCGACGCCACCGTTCCCCAGCGCAAGCGCACGCGCCCCTGGTGGGAGGAGCTCTTCAACGACGATTTCATCCGCACCATGGCCAAGGTGACGGACGCGCAAATCGCCGCCGAGGCCGACTTCATCGAGGACAGCCTGGCGGTCGCCAAAGGCGCCATGGTGCTCGACCTCGCCTGTGGCACCGGACGGCACGCCATCGAGCTCACGCGGCGCGGATATCAAGTGGTGGGCTACGACTTGAGCCTCTCGATGCTCGCCCGCGCGGCCGACGAGGCGCAGGACCGCAACCAGAAGCTCAACTTCGTGCAGGGCGACATGCGCGAGATGACCTTCGAAGAGACCTTCGACGGCATCTACTCGTGGAACACCAGCTTTGGCTTCTTCGACGAGGACCGCAACGCGCAAGTCATCTCCCGCGTGCACCGCGCGCTGCGCAAAGGCGGACAGTTCCTCCTCGACGTCGTCAACCGCGACTACATCAGCCGGCAGGCGCCATCGCTCGCGTGGTTCGAGGGCGAGGGCTGCGTGTGCATGGACGAGATGACCATCGACTGGATCACCAGCCGCATGCGCATCAAACGCACCATGATGATGGACGACGGCCGCTCGAAGGAAATCGAGTACTCGATCCGCATCTACTCGCTCCACGAGCTGGGAAAGATGCTCCACGACCACGGCTTCCGCGTGGCCGAGGTGAGCGGACGGATCGCGACACCGGGCGTCTTCTTCGGCACCGACTCCCCCCGCACCTTGATCCTGGCCGAAAAGCGCGCATAA